AGAGCATTAACTCCTGCAAAGGTAACATCAATCAAAATTGACGAAGAAAACAAAAGCGCAGAGGTATTTCTGCCAGCCGACCAAGTCTCTTTAGCAATAGGGCGAAATGGGGTCAATATTAAGTTGGCAGGACTTCTTACGGGGTACGAACTTGATGTGTATCGCGACGATGTTGAAGAGGGTGATGATGTTGATATTGAGGACTTTAAAGATGAGATCGAGGGCTGGATTATTGATGTTCTGAAATCAATAGGATGTGATACAGCGCAAAGCGTACTACAACTATCGCGAGAAGAGCTTATTTCAAGATCGGATCTCGAAGAAGAGACAGTTGACGAGGTACTTAGAGTTTTACGCTCTGAATTTGAGTAAATCAAAGTTTTGATGATATATTTGCAATTATTTTTTAACAAAAACAACAGGTGACAGAGCATATGGTTGAAGGGAAAAAAACACGACTTAGAGAAGTAGCCAAAGAATTTAACGTTGGCATAAATACGATTGTTCAATTTCTTGACAAAAAAGGTATACACATTGAAAGCAATCCGAATAGTCGCATTGACGAAGATGTGTATGTTATTCTGTTCAAAGAATATGCTACCGATATCAATCTAAAAAAAGAATCTGAAAGACTAAATATTTTAAATCCTGTAAAACCACAAACAGTTACTATCGATCAAGTAGGTGACACAGTAGTAGAAGAGGATACTGAGGTTAGAATAACCGATTTTACTGCGACGAAAACAGAAAGTACTAGTACTCCAGCGGAACCTGAAGAGAAAGATTTGCGACCAACAGAAAAACCAGACGTTAAAATTCTTGGCAAAATAGATCTTGATACACCCAAAAAACAAAAGCCTGAAACCAAAAAACAAGAGAAGACAGAAATAAAAGAGTCCAAAGAATCAAAAACTTCAACCAAAGCCGAAAAGAAATCTGATAAAAAGCAAGCAGAGAGCATAACGCTTGTACCTGATAAGTCGCAAGAGCCAGTAGTTGTTGATAAAATTGAACTTGATTCTAAGACCAAAGATAAAAAGGATGTAAAAAAAGCATCCAAAGATGATAAAGAAAAACTGCAACCTGCGGCTAAAAAGCCTGATGAGGCGATAAAAGGGAGCGAATCCGATACAAAAGCAGAGACCGCAAGTACCACAACCGAAAAGGAAGAGATATCCTTTATTCAGTCAAGAGTTGAGAAGTTGAGTGGTCCAAAAGTATTGGGTAGGATTGAATTACCCGAAGAAAGAAAAAGAAAACCGGGTGAAACAGCAGCAAGTTCAGAAGAATCAGGAGACGCCAAGAAAAAGAGAAGGCGTCGTAAACGTATAAAAAAAGAGATAACAGAAGTAGATAAACCGCAGGAAAGCCCTACAGCAAAATCAAGACCTGCTGAATCTGATAGAACGCAACGCGAGGCAGGAGGAGAACGTAAGAGAAGACCGCAACAGACAACAAGAAAGAAAGCTCCGGCAAAACCTGAAATCAGTGAAGATGACGTTGCAAAACAAATAAAAGATACGTTAGCGAGACTTACAACAAAGACAAAATCGAGAGCAGCAAGATATCGTCGCGAAAAGCGCGACGCAGCGCATGAAAGACAACTACATGATACAGAAGAACAAGAAGCAACAAAAAATGTTCTAAAAGTTACCGAGTTCGTATCAGTTAACGATCTCTCAACGATGATGGATGTTCCTGTAAACGAGGTAATTGCAACTTGTGTGAATATGGGGCTGTTTGTTTCAATAAATCAAAGACTAGATGCTGAAACAATGGCTCTTGTTGTTGATGAGTTCGGTTATGAAATAGAATTTGTAAGTGCCGAAGTACTCGAAGCAATTCACGATGATGAGGAGGATTCGGAAGAGGATTTGGTAACACGTCCACCAATCGTAACAGTTATGGGTCACGTTGACCATGGGAAAACATCACTACTTGACAGAATACGCGACACTAACGTAATTGCTGGCGAAGCTGGTGGTATTACCCAACATATAGGAGCTTACAGTGTTGAGCTATCAAGCGGAAGAATAATTACTTTCCTTGATACGCCAGGTCACGAAGCCTTTACTGCTATGCGTGCACGTGGTGCTCAGGTTACAGACGTTGCTATAATCACAATTGCTGCAGACGATAGCGTTATGCCTCAGACACGCGAGGCTATTAACCACGCACAGGCAGCTGGCGTACCTATAGTATTTGCAATCAATAAAATAGATAAAGAGACGGCAAACCCCGAAAAAATCAAACAGGAACTCGCTAGTATGAATATTCTTGTTGAAGATTGGGGCGGAAAATATCAATCGCAAGAGATATCGGCTAAAAAAGGAATAAACGTTAAAGAGTTGTTAGAAAAGGTGTTGGTTGAGTCAGATCTATTAGAACTAAAAGCCAACCCGAAAAGACGTGCGTCAGGAACGGTTATTGAAAGCCAGTTGGATAAGGGTCGTGGATACGTTGCAACTGTCCTTGTTCAAAACGGAACATTAAAAATCGGAGATATCGTTTTAGCAGGAACTACCTACGGACGTGTAAAAGCGATGTTTAACGAACGCGGACAAAATGTAAAAAAAGCAGGACCATCAACGCCAATTCAGATTTTAGGAATCAACGGTGCTCCGCAGGCTGGAGACAGATTCAACGTTATGCAGACAGACAGGGAAGCCAAAGAAATTGCTATGAAACGCGAGCACCTCGCGAGAGAGCAAAGCTTTAGAGCTCAAAAACATATCACTCTTGAAGAGATCGGAAGAAGAATTGCAATTGGAAACTTCCAAGAGTTGAACTTAATTGTAAAAGGTGACGTTGACGGCTCAATTGAAGCATTAAGCGACTCGTTGTTAAAGCTTTCAAATAATGAGGTACAAGTTAATGTTATTCATAAGGCTGTTGGACAAATTTCTGAATCGGACGTTTTGTTAGCAGCTGCTTCAAATGCTATAATTATTGGATTCCAGGTGCGTCCTTCAGTAGCAGCACGAAAAATGGCAGAACATGAGGAGATTGACATCAGACTCTATTCAGTTATTTATGATGCTATTAATGAAATTAAAGATGCTATTGAGGGAATGTTGGCACCAGAGGTTAAGGAGCAAATAACAGGAACAGCTGAAATTCTCGAGGTGTTTAAAATCTCTAAAGTTGGCTCCATTGCTGGTTGTATCGTGCGAGAAGGGAAAATTAAGCGTAATAACAGTGTACGAGTTATCAGAGACGGGATAGTCGTTTATACTGGTGAATTAGGCTCATTAAAACGTTTTAAAGACGATGTAAAAGAAGTAACAAGTGGCTTTGAATGCGGTATGAACGTTGAAAGGTTTAACGATATAAAAGTTGGAGACTTTATTGAAGCCTTTGAAGAGGTTGAAGTAAAAAAGAAACTTTAATAAATTAATTGAAAGTAAGATAAGGGAGAGTCTTCCCTAAAAAAATATTTTGCAAAGGGTTGAAGTTTAGGTTTCAACCCTTTGTCTATTTTTCAACCGTTATTCTGAAATCATCTATAAAAATCTTTTCTTGCGATGGGTTGTAGATGTATATTTTTATTAAATCTGCCTGCTTAATAGTGTCTGGAATAATGATGTTTTTGTTGTATTTAACCCATTTGTTAACTTCATTGATATCGCTTTTTAAATCAAATCCAACCCAGTAGGGGTTAAAATCTGTTCCATATGCTTCCATAACTAGCATTGTATTATGATTTAAGGAGGCTTGATTTAGCATGAGTTCAATAGCAATATTTTGTTTCAGGCTGTCAGGTATAACTTTTAGGGGATACTCCAATGTAATACTGAAATCGTTGCCTGCACCAGTCAGAGACGACTTTTTGCCAGAATAAGCTAATTCTGTGGTTATTGTGTGCATTTGTCCCCAAACCACATTTTTATCATCGCAGTCATTAAAGAAGTCCGTGTGGTATGTGATACTGTAATCTGCTTCTACGTAAAATTCATTGTGCCAGGTCTTTAATGCTTCAGAAACGTTTTTGGCAACTGTTTTTCTCCCCTTTTCTGCATAATGTTCTGTAGTCCAGTCTTGGTCAATAAACTGTTCATTTTCTACTGAATTCAGACTACTAACCACTTTAACACCTCTGTTCTGAAAATATTGTTCCAGAATTTTAGCGTTTTCGTTTATCATAAAAATTAAATCATCACCGACCAACTCCTTTGCTTTTTCGGTATTTTCAGCCAATAGATTAAAAAGAAGGTTCCAGCCCCTTTTTTGAGCTAGTTTAATTATCTCATTAAAATCCTTAATTCTGGGATTATTTGTGGTATCTATTTGGAAACCATAGGTTTTAATATAGGCACAAGCCAACTTGGTCTGTTCGTAGTCAATATTTCCACTACTGTCTTTTATGCCTGAATTTGCCATCCAATTATCCCATTCAATCACGTTTTGAAATTGAAAATCAAATGGTAGTTTGAATTTATCACTTTTCATTTTCTTCCTACATTGCTGTTCTCGCTCGCTCTCTGATTTAATATCATATCCTTTGAATGACAGCAAAAACCTGTTGAATAATGGTGGATACTGTTTGATAAGGACTAAGCTTTTTTGCAACGGTGTCTCAAGATTCGAATAGATCCATTCTGCATTAAAAGATCGCAGGTTTAGGGTAACAACAATGGTTTTAACCTGGTTATCGGTAGGAATATTTTCTAGCAAAACCTTATAAATACCCGCATGGCTTGCAGGTTTTGTAATGTCGTAAGTGTTTAATTTTGGAAAAAAATCTCCGATAAATGCAGAAATGGGTCTTTTATCAATATCATCTCCACGAAAAGTGATATTTGATGATTCACCTATGTAAATAATATCTGCATCATTTGGAATATCTCTAACCAAATTTATTATGTCTGAATGTTTTTGAATATCAGACTCATAGAACCATTTGCTGTA
This is a stretch of genomic DNA from Bacteroidales bacterium. It encodes these proteins:
- the infB gene encoding translation initiation factor IF-2, with the translated sequence MVEGKKTRLREVAKEFNVGINTIVQFLDKKGIHIESNPNSRIDEDVYVILFKEYATDINLKKESERLNILNPVKPQTVTIDQVGDTVVEEDTEVRITDFTATKTESTSTPAEPEEKDLRPTEKPDVKILGKIDLDTPKKQKPETKKQEKTEIKESKESKTSTKAEKKSDKKQAESITLVPDKSQEPVVVDKIELDSKTKDKKDVKKASKDDKEKLQPAAKKPDEAIKGSESDTKAETASTTTEKEEISFIQSRVEKLSGPKVLGRIELPEERKRKPGETAASSEESGDAKKKRRRRKRIKKEITEVDKPQESPTAKSRPAESDRTQREAGGERKRRPQQTTRKKAPAKPEISEDDVAKQIKDTLARLTTKTKSRAARYRREKRDAAHERQLHDTEEQEATKNVLKVTEFVSVNDLSTMMDVPVNEVIATCVNMGLFVSINQRLDAETMALVVDEFGYEIEFVSAEVLEAIHDDEEDSEEDLVTRPPIVTVMGHVDHGKTSLLDRIRDTNVIAGEAGGITQHIGAYSVELSSGRIITFLDTPGHEAFTAMRARGAQVTDVAIITIAADDSVMPQTREAINHAQAAGVPIVFAINKIDKETANPEKIKQELASMNILVEDWGGKYQSQEISAKKGINVKELLEKVLVESDLLELKANPKRRASGTVIESQLDKGRGYVATVLVQNGTLKIGDIVLAGTTYGRVKAMFNERGQNVKKAGPSTPIQILGINGAPQAGDRFNVMQTDREAKEIAMKREHLAREQSFRAQKHITLEEIGRRIAIGNFQELNLIVKGDVDGSIEALSDSLLKLSNNEVQVNVIHKAVGQISESDVLLAAASNAIIIGFQVRPSVAARKMAEHEEIDIRLYSVIYDAINEIKDAIEGMLAPEVKEQITGTAEILEVFKISKVGSIAGCIVREGKIKRNNSVRVIRDGIVVYTGELGSLKRFKDDVKEVTSGFECGMNVERFNDIKVGDFIEAFEEVEVKKKL
- a CDS encoding DUF4843 domain-containing protein codes for the protein MCKKILFKIFLLSIVIVIINFIYSKWFYESDIQKHSDIINLVRDIPNDADIIYIGESSNITFRGDDIDKRPISAFIGDFFPKLNTYDITKPASHAGIYKVLLENIPTDNQVKTIVVTLNLRSFNAEWIYSNLETPLQKSLVLIKQYPPLFNRFLLSFKGYDIKSESEREQQCRKKMKSDKFKLPFDFQFQNVIEWDNWMANSGIKDSSGNIDYEQTKLACAYIKTYGFQIDTTNNPRIKDFNEIIKLAQKRGWNLLFNLLAENTEKAKELVGDDLIFMINENAKILEQYFQNRGVKVVSSLNSVENEQFIDQDWTTEHYAEKGRKTVAKNVSEALKTWHNEFYVEADYSITYHTDFFNDCDDKNVVWGQMHTITTELAYSGKKSSLTGAGNDFSITLEYPLKVIPDSLKQNIAIELMLNQASLNHNTMLVMEAYGTDFNPYWVGFDLKSDINEVNKWVKYNKNIIIPDTIKQADLIKIYIYNPSQEKIFIDDFRITVEK